A single region of the Streptomyces sp. NBC_01262 genome encodes:
- a CDS encoding LacI family DNA-binding transcriptional regulator, with product MKDVAHLAGVSVGTVSNVLNRPERVAPATRSRVLAAIERLGYVRSESARQLRAGRSRMLALLVLDLANPFFVAVAKGASAAAREAGLGVMVCHSAQSAAEEAEYVGMFAEHRVRGVLVTPVDATGHSLAPLRRQGIPYVCVDRLAGPGEAACSVSVDDHAGAALAVGHLVARGHRRVAYVNGPLHLTQCRDRLTGALSVAPHLHVLDVPRLDVAAGRDAGARLLGLTPRPTAVFCANDLIALGVLQTLHTAGLRVPDDLALVGYDDIEFAAAAAVPLTSVRQPAFLMGRRAVRLLLSEADPGHVHERVVLPPELTIRRSSSPD from the coding sequence ATGAAGGACGTCGCCCACCTCGCGGGCGTGTCCGTGGGAACCGTGTCCAACGTGCTCAACCGGCCCGAGCGCGTGGCCCCCGCCACGCGCTCCCGGGTCCTGGCCGCGATCGAGCGGCTCGGCTACGTACGGAGCGAATCGGCCCGGCAACTGCGGGCCGGGCGCAGCCGCATGCTCGCGCTGCTCGTGCTCGACCTGGCCAACCCCTTCTTCGTCGCCGTCGCCAAGGGCGCCTCGGCGGCGGCGAGGGAGGCGGGGCTCGGCGTCATGGTCTGCCACAGCGCGCAGAGCGCGGCGGAGGAGGCCGAGTACGTGGGCATGTTCGCCGAACACCGCGTCCGGGGCGTCCTGGTGACCCCGGTCGACGCGACCGGGCACAGCCTCGCCCCGCTGCGGCGCCAGGGCATTCCCTATGTCTGCGTCGACCGCCTCGCCGGCCCCGGCGAGGCCGCCTGCTCCGTCTCCGTCGACGACCACGCCGGCGCGGCGCTCGCCGTCGGCCACCTCGTGGCCCGTGGCCACCGACGCGTCGCCTACGTCAACGGCCCCCTGCACCTGACCCAGTGCCGCGACCGCCTCACCGGCGCCCTGTCCGTCGCCCCGCACCTCCACGTCCTCGACGTCCCCCGCCTCGACGTCGCCGCCGGCCGCGACGCCGGCGCCCGCCTCCTCGGGCTCACGCCCCGCCCCACCGCCGTCTTCTGCGCCAACGACCTCATCGCCCTCGGCGTCCTCCAGACCCTCCACACCGCCGGCCTCCGCGTCCCCGACGACCTCGCCCTCGTCGGCTACGACGACATCGAGTTCGCCGCCGCGGCAGCCGTTCCCCTGACGTCGGTCCGTCAACCCGCCTTCCTGATGGGCCGCCGCGCCGTCCGCCTCCTCCTGTCGGAGGCCGACCCCGGCCATGTCCACGAGCGCGTCGTCCTCCCGCCCGAGCTCACGATCCGCCGCAGCAGCAGCCCCGACTGA
- a CDS encoding SCO7613 C-terminal domain-containing membrane protein, whose product METMPPPPDRCPVCGWGLTGPGVPAICPRCALPLTGATVEELREVNRALLALDVERGRLLGRRGQLLALLRPAPALPAWGAPADPRPPGREASPRAAQNLLLSLGGVLLAVAAVAFTLVSWGHLGIGGRALVLGALTAAVVAVPALLVRRALNATGEVVGCLGLVLLLLDAYAVRRVAFADTDGLRYAAVSIGLICALWAAYGRLPLTRRLLLPAPGALLLAQLPLPLLALASGSAYWTGAALLGTAALDAAVRGRLRVMAAVLGSVTGLAGLGVALVLSLDAQGLGDAAQASALLLAGAGVALVSGLRAPGGAVAGLAAVAAFGGAVRVEVAADWAVPGYLACAVAVLYVVLMVPRLFLKGVGLGAGAVHGLALLWALPSLAAGVFGPSAAHGPASAVVVPAVLAVLAGFGPVPDRLRTAARCGAVVLGAVAAAVLPLAAGLPYVVAVLLRVAVVALLLVAARTIGDRAIRRTALGSAVVLAVTAAAWGLDDWSVSMAVFGVLLVAFAGTAAGPEADARAVGGAAAVACAAGLAWVGPSYGAAYAVLGVAAAAVGLAFVVRTVAMECAGYVTALLAVVLAASEGGLPALALVLALTGVLAGAVALRADRRPAAGYVGAALMVAATWVRLSASDITMPEAYTLPVTLAALSVGLLRRRRDPAASSSWTAYGPGLLATLLPSLIAAWTDPAWLRPLLLGLGALAVTLYGARYRLRAPLILGGAALVLDGLHELAPFVVQAVGALPRWLPLALAGALLLAVGATYEQRLRDVRRVRDLLGRLR is encoded by the coding sequence ATGGAAACCATGCCGCCGCCACCGGATCGCTGCCCCGTCTGCGGGTGGGGCCTGACCGGCCCCGGGGTCCCCGCCATCTGCCCGCGCTGCGCGCTGCCGCTCACCGGTGCGACGGTGGAGGAGCTGCGTGAGGTCAACCGGGCTCTGCTGGCACTGGACGTCGAGCGCGGACGGCTGCTGGGCCGGCGGGGGCAGTTGCTGGCGCTGTTGCGGCCCGCGCCCGCGCTGCCTGCCTGGGGGGCGCCGGCCGATCCCCGTCCGCCGGGGCGTGAGGCCTCGCCCCGGGCGGCGCAGAATCTGCTGCTGTCGCTGGGCGGCGTGCTGCTCGCGGTCGCGGCGGTCGCCTTCACGCTCGTCAGCTGGGGGCATCTCGGCATCGGCGGCCGGGCCCTTGTGCTGGGCGCGCTGACCGCCGCCGTGGTGGCCGTCCCGGCGCTGCTGGTGCGGCGGGCGCTCAACGCCACCGGCGAGGTCGTCGGCTGCCTCGGGCTGGTCCTGCTGCTGCTCGACGCGTACGCGGTCCGGCGGGTCGCCTTCGCGGACACCGACGGGCTTCGGTACGCGGCGGTGTCGATCGGCCTGATCTGCGCCCTCTGGGCGGCGTACGGACGGCTGCCGCTGACCCGGCGGCTCCTGCTGCCCGCTCCCGGGGCGCTGCTGCTGGCGCAACTCCCGCTTCCGCTGCTGGCGCTCGCGTCGGGGTCGGCGTACTGGACGGGCGCGGCGCTGCTGGGAACGGCGGCGCTCGACGCGGCGGTGCGCGGCAGGCTCCGGGTGATGGCCGCGGTCCTCGGCTCGGTGACCGGGCTCGCCGGTCTGGGCGTGGCGCTGGTGCTCTCGCTCGACGCGCAGGGCCTCGGTGACGCTGCCCAGGCCTCGGCACTGCTGCTGGCAGGCGCGGGCGTCGCCCTGGTGTCCGGACTGCGGGCGCCGGGTGGGGCGGTGGCCGGGCTGGCGGCGGTGGCCGCGTTCGGCGGGGCGGTGCGGGTGGAGGTCGCGGCGGACTGGGCGGTGCCGGGGTATCTGGCGTGCGCGGTCGCGGTGTTGTACGTCGTGCTGATGGTGCCCAGGCTGTTCCTCAAGGGCGTCGGCCTCGGGGCCGGGGCGGTGCACGGGCTGGCTCTGCTGTGGGCGCTGCCCTCGCTGGCCGCCGGGGTGTTCGGGCCGTCGGCGGCGCACGGACCGGCCTCGGCCGTCGTGGTGCCGGCGGTGCTGGCCGTCCTGGCGGGCTTCGGCCCGGTGCCGGACCGGCTGCGCACGGCCGCCCGCTGCGGGGCCGTGGTCCTGGGGGCGGTCGCGGCCGCCGTGCTGCCGCTGGCCGCCGGACTGCCGTACGTGGTGGCGGTGTTGCTGCGGGTGGCCGTGGTGGCGCTGCTTCTCGTGGCCGCCCGGACCATCGGCGACCGGGCGATACGCCGGACCGCGCTCGGCAGCGCGGTCGTGCTTGCCGTGACCGCCGCGGCCTGGGGGCTGGACGACTGGTCGGTGAGCATGGCCGTGTTCGGCGTCCTGCTCGTGGCCTTCGCCGGCACCGCCGCCGGGCCCGAGGCGGACGCCCGAGCCGTCGGCGGGGCGGCGGCCGTCGCCTGCGCGGCGGGCCTCGCCTGGGTCGGGCCCTCATACGGGGCCGCGTACGCGGTGCTCGGTGTCGCGGCGGCGGCCGTCGGGCTCGCCTTCGTGGTGCGGACCGTGGCCATGGAATGCGCCGGGTACGTGACGGCACTGCTCGCCGTCGTCCTCGCCGCGTCCGAGGGCGGCCTCCCGGCTCTGGCGCTCGTCCTCGCCCTCACCGGCGTCCTGGCCGGCGCGGTCGCCCTTCGCGCCGACCGCCGGCCCGCTGCGGGGTATGTCGGCGCCGCCCTGATGGTGGCCGCCACCTGGGTACGGCTGTCCGCCTCCGACATCACGATGCCCGAGGCCTACACCCTGCCCGTCACCCTCGCCGCCCTGTCCGTCGGCCTCCTCCGGCGCCGCCGCGACCCCGCCGCCTCCTCCTCCTGGACCGCCTACGGCCCCGGCCTCCTCGCCACGCTCCTGCCCAGCCTCATCGCCGCCTGGACCGACCCGGCCTGGCTCCGGCCCCTGCTGCTTGGCCTCGGCGCCCTCGCCGTCACCCTGTACGGGGCCCGCTACCGCCTGCGGGCGCCGCTCATCCTCGGCGGGGCCGCTCTCGTTCTCGACGGTCTGCACGAGCTCGCGCCGTTCGTCGTCCAGGCGGTGGGCGCCCTGCCGCGCTGGCTGCCGCTCGCCCTCGCGGGGGCGCTGCTGCTGGCGGTCGGCGCGACGTACGAGCAGCGGTTGCGGGATGTGCGGCGAGTGCGGGACCTGCTGGGGCGCCTGCGGTAG
- a CDS encoding SRPBCC family protein, which yields MDWCRYRFRSAWDVAAAPAAVYRVLERPDEYPSWWPQVREVRRTGDTTGTLRFRSALPYDLYVTAHATRQDPHAGVLEVAMYGDLEGWVRWTIRENGAGGTHLLFEEDVIVNKPLMRRLAVPCRPLFRANHALMMREGRRGLRSRLNGCGDGGGNDGGNGV from the coding sequence ATGGACTGGTGCCGTTACCGCTTCCGCAGCGCCTGGGATGTCGCGGCCGCGCCCGCCGCCGTCTACCGAGTCCTTGAGCGCCCGGACGAGTACCCCTCCTGGTGGCCCCAGGTCCGCGAGGTCCGCCGCACCGGCGACACCACCGGCACCCTGCGCTTCCGGTCGGCGCTGCCGTACGACCTCTACGTCACCGCGCACGCCACCCGCCAGGACCCGCACGCAGGGGTCCTCGAAGTGGCCATGTACGGGGACCTCGAAGGCTGGGTCCGCTGGACGATCCGGGAGAACGGCGCCGGGGGCACCCACCTGCTCTTCGAGGAGGACGTGATCGTCAACAAGCCCCTGATGCGCCGCCTGGCCGTCCCCTGCCGTCCGCTGTTCCGCGCCAACCACGCGCTGATGATGCGCGAGGGGCGGCGCGGGCTGCGGTCCAGGCTCAACGGCTGCGGCGATGGCGGCGGCAACGACGGCGGCAATGGCGTTTGA
- a CDS encoding exonuclease domain-containing protein produces the protein MPRWYDGPLAAFDTETTGVDVESDRIVSAALVVQDGPGTQPRAERWLVDPGVPVPDGARAVHGLSDAYLREHGRRPGPVVEELARALAAQAAAGIPLVIMNAPFDLTILDRELRRHRGTTLAAHLVRAPLYVIDPRVLDKHLDRYRKGRRTLSDLCAHYGVPLTDAHDAAADAAASLALVRAVGLRFEGRVGAMPPAELHTRQAVWHAAQARGLQTWFSRNGTDESVDPAWPLRREPVALPVADEPAA, from the coding sequence ATGCCTCGCTGGTACGACGGGCCGTTGGCCGCCTTCGACACGGAGACCACCGGAGTTGACGTGGAGTCGGACCGCATAGTCTCGGCCGCCCTGGTGGTTCAGGACGGCCCCGGAACCCAACCGCGCGCCGAGCGGTGGCTGGTGGACCCCGGCGTCCCGGTCCCCGACGGCGCCCGCGCCGTGCACGGCCTGTCCGACGCCTACTTGCGGGAGCACGGCAGGCGGCCGGGACCGGTGGTGGAGGAGCTGGCCAGGGCGCTGGCGGCACAGGCGGCGGCCGGGATCCCACTGGTGATCATGAACGCGCCCTTCGATCTCACCATCCTCGACCGCGAGTTGCGGCGCCATCGCGGCACGACGCTGGCCGCCCACCTGGTCCGGGCCCCGCTCTACGTCATCGACCCCCGGGTCCTGGACAAGCACCTGGACCGCTACCGCAAGGGCCGCCGGACCCTGAGCGACCTGTGCGCGCACTACGGCGTGCCGCTCACCGACGCCCATGACGCGGCGGCCGACGCCGCCGCCTCGCTGGCCCTGGTCCGGGCGGTGGGGCTGCGCTTCGAGGGCCGGGTGGGCGCGATGCCCCCGGCCGAGCTGCACACACGGCAGGCGGTGTGGCACGCCGCCCAGGCGCGGGGCCTGCAGACCTGGTTCTCGCGCAACGGTACGGACGAGAGCGTGGACCCGGCGTGGCCGCTGCGGCGGGAGCCGGTGGCGCTGCCGGTGGCGGACGAGCCGGCGGCGTGA
- a CDS encoding DUF4365 domain-containing protein encodes MAITQPEPGGLSPAPMRGALATTSCMETLQVGYLHAVAAAAGCSLAQPFPDYGIDWHISHSARGGGHAIDDEVTIKVQLKCTYQVAPRPPGPTFAFTLDNEHLVKLARTPVSVHKILVVMLVPRTPEEWLRASHDRLELRHCCYWINLAGHPVTGRNRTTVRIPTARIFDDRALCEIMTRVGAGGKP; translated from the coding sequence ATGGCGATCACACAGCCCGAGCCGGGCGGGCTGTCTCCCGCGCCTATGCGCGGGGCGCTCGCCACCACCAGCTGCATGGAGACACTTCAGGTGGGGTATCTGCATGCTGTGGCGGCCGCAGCGGGCTGCTCGCTCGCCCAGCCCTTCCCGGACTACGGAATCGACTGGCACATCAGCCACAGCGCACGCGGCGGCGGACACGCCATCGATGACGAGGTCACCATAAAGGTCCAGCTCAAGTGCACCTACCAGGTGGCCCCGAGACCACCGGGACCCACCTTCGCCTTCACCCTCGACAACGAACACCTGGTGAAACTGGCCCGGACACCGGTGTCGGTCCACAAGATCCTGGTCGTGATGCTCGTGCCCCGCACGCCCGAGGAGTGGCTGCGCGCCAGCCACGACCGCCTCGAACTGCGGCACTGCTGCTACTGGATCAACCTGGCCGGCCACCCGGTGACCGGCCGGAACAGGACGACCGTGCGGATACCCACCGCGCGGATATTCGACGACCGCGCGCTCTGCGAGATCATGACGCGGGTCGGGGCGGGAGGGAAGCCATGA
- the thrS gene encoding threonine--tRNA ligase, with the protein MSDVRVIIKRDSDEREERVVTTGTTAGELFEGDRAVVAARVAGQLKDLAYAVADGDEVEPVEITSKDGLDILRHSTAHVMAQAVQELFPEAKLGIGPPIKDGFYYDFDVEKPFHPDDLKRIEKKMQEIQKRGQRFSRRAVTDEAAREELAAEPYKLELIGLKGSASDAAEGASAEVGAGELTIYDNIDPKTDELCWKDLCRGPHLPTTRNIPAFKLMRSAGAYWRGSEKNPMLQRIYGTAWPTREELKAHLDFLVEAEKRDHRKLGAELDLFSIPEALGSGLAVFHPKGGIIRREMENYSRLRHQDAGYEFVNTPHISKEELFVTSGHLPNYGEAMFPPLEFDGQNYRLKAMNCPMHNLIFDARGRSYRELPMRLFEFGTVYRYEKSGVVHGLTRARGFTQDDSHIYCTKEQMAGELDSLLTFVLDLLRDYGLTEFELELSTRDDSPKFIGEDEEWEEATEALRQAAEKQGLPLVPDPGGAAYYGPKISVQTKDAIGRSWQMSTIQVDFQQPKRFELEYTSADGSKQRPVMIHRALFGSIERFFAVLLEHYAGAFPVWLAPVQATGIPIGDAHVSYLQDFAAEAKAKGLRVEVDASSDRMQKKIRNAQKNKVPFMIIVGDDDVAAGAVSFRYRDGTQKNGVPRDEAIAEILDAVERRIQV; encoded by the coding sequence GTGTCAGACGTCCGTGTGATCATCAAACGCGATTCCGATGAGCGGGAAGAGCGCGTGGTCACGACGGGTACGACCGCCGGTGAGCTCTTCGAGGGCGACCGCGCCGTCGTCGCCGCCCGCGTCGCCGGTCAGCTCAAGGACCTCGCGTACGCCGTCGCCGACGGCGACGAGGTCGAGCCGGTCGAGATCACCAGCAAGGACGGCCTCGACATCCTGCGGCACTCCACCGCGCATGTGATGGCCCAGGCCGTACAGGAGCTGTTCCCCGAGGCCAAGCTCGGCATCGGCCCGCCGATCAAGGACGGCTTCTACTACGACTTCGACGTCGAGAAGCCCTTCCACCCGGACGACCTCAAGCGCATCGAGAAGAAGATGCAGGAGATCCAGAAGCGCGGCCAGCGCTTCTCCCGGCGTGCCGTGACCGACGAGGCCGCCCGCGAGGAGCTGGCCGCCGAGCCGTACAAGCTGGAGCTCATCGGCCTCAAGGGCTCCGCCTCCGACGCCGCCGAGGGCGCCTCCGCCGAGGTCGGCGCGGGCGAGCTGACCATCTACGACAACATCGACCCCAAGACCGACGAGCTGTGCTGGAAGGACCTCTGCCGGGGTCCGCACCTGCCCACCACCCGCAACATCCCGGCCTTCAAGCTGATGCGGTCCGCCGGCGCGTACTGGCGCGGCAGCGAGAAGAACCCGATGCTCCAGCGTATCTACGGCACCGCCTGGCCGACCAGGGAAGAGCTCAAGGCCCACCTGGACTTCCTCGTCGAGGCCGAGAAGCGCGACCACCGCAAGCTCGGCGCCGAGCTGGACCTGTTCTCCATCCCCGAGGCACTGGGCTCCGGCCTCGCGGTCTTCCACCCCAAGGGCGGCATCATCCGCCGCGAGATGGAGAACTACTCGCGCCTGCGCCACCAGGACGCGGGCTACGAGTTCGTCAACACCCCACACATCTCCAAGGAAGAGCTCTTCGTCACCTCGGGGCACCTGCCGAACTACGGCGAGGCGATGTTCCCGCCCCTGGAGTTCGACGGGCAGAACTACCGCCTCAAGGCGATGAACTGCCCCATGCACAACCTGATCTTCGACGCCCGCGGCCGCTCCTACCGCGAACTGCCCATGCGGCTCTTCGAGTTCGGCACGGTCTACCGCTACGAGAAGTCCGGCGTCGTGCACGGGCTCACCCGGGCCCGCGGCTTCACCCAGGACGACTCCCACATCTACTGCACCAAGGAGCAGATGGCGGGCGAGCTGGACTCCCTGCTCACCTTCGTCCTGGACCTGCTGCGCGACTACGGCCTCACCGAGTTCGAGCTGGAGCTGTCCACCCGCGACGACTCCCCGAAGTTCATCGGTGAGGACGAGGAGTGGGAGGAGGCCACCGAGGCGCTCCGCCAGGCCGCCGAGAAGCAGGGCCTCCCGCTGGTCCCCGACCCGGGCGGCGCCGCGTACTACGGCCCGAAGATCTCCGTCCAGACCAAGGACGCCATCGGCCGCTCCTGGCAGATGTCGACCATCCAGGTCGACTTCCAGCAGCCCAAGCGCTTCGAGCTGGAGTACACCTCGGCCGACGGCTCCAAGCAGCGTCCCGTCATGATCCACCGGGCGCTGTTCGGGAGCATCGAGCGGTTCTTCGCGGTCCTGCTGGAGCACTACGCGGGTGCCTTCCCGGTGTGGCTCGCCCCCGTGCAGGCGACCGGCATCCCGATCGGCGACGCGCATGTGTCCTACCTCCAGGACTTCGCCGCCGAGGCGAAGGCCAAGGGGCTGCGCGTCGAGGTCGACGCGTCCTCGGACCGCATGCAGAAGAAGATCAGGAACGCGCAGAAGAACAAGGTCCCCTTCATGATCATCGTCGGGGACGACGACGTGGCGGCCGGAGCGGTCAGCTTCCGCTACCGGGACGGCACGCAGAAGAACGGCGTTCCGCGCGACGAGGCGATCGCCGAGATCCTTGACGCTGTGGAGCGCCGGATTCAGGTGTGA
- a CDS encoding HIT family protein: MLARMTTEPEQQIGVGSPDAFQRLWTPHRMAYIQGENKPSGPGAEDGCPFCTIPAKSDEDGLVVVRGETVYAVLNLYPYNGGHLMVVPYRHVADYTDLDEAETAELAELTKQAMAALRTASGAHGFNIGMNQGMAAGAGIAAHLHQHVVPRWGGDTNFMPVVGHTKVLPQLLADTRKMLADAWPQQ; the protein is encoded by the coding sequence ATGCTGGCACGCATGACGACTGAGCCGGAGCAGCAGATCGGAGTCGGGTCCCCGGACGCCTTTCAGCGCCTGTGGACGCCCCATCGGATGGCGTACATCCAGGGGGAGAACAAGCCGAGCGGTCCGGGGGCCGAGGACGGCTGTCCGTTCTGCACGATTCCGGCGAAGAGCGATGAGGACGGCCTGGTCGTCGTGCGCGGTGAGACCGTCTACGCCGTCCTGAACCTCTACCCGTACAACGGCGGCCACCTCATGGTGGTCCCGTACCGCCATGTCGCGGACTACACGGACCTGGACGAGGCCGAGACGGCCGAGCTGGCCGAGCTCACGAAGCAGGCGATGGCCGCGCTGCGCACCGCGTCCGGCGCGCACGGGTTCAACATCGGGATGAACCAGGGGATGGCGGCCGGCGCCGGGATCGCCGCGCATCTGCACCAGCATGTCGTGCCCCGCTGGGGCGGGGACACGAACTTCATGCCGGTCGTGGGCCACACGAAGGTGCTGCCGCAGCTGCTCGCGGACACCCGCAAGATGCTCGCGGACGCCTGGCCGCAGCAGTAA
- a CDS encoding elongation factor G-like protein EF-G2 → MGSSADRTHPGAAGRAPTAGQASRPEQIRNVVLVGHSGSGKTTLVEALALATGAVNRAGHVAEGTTVSDHDDIEHRQQRSVQLSLVPVEWGGIKVNLLDTPGYADFVGELRAGLRAADAALFVVSASDGPETLSGATRMVWDECAAVGMPRAVVITHLESARTDFDELTQVCREIFGGDSPESVLPLYLPLHGPEGPDGHAPVTGLTGLLTQRVYDYSSGERADRDPDPAQQPRLAQARDRLIEGIIAESEDETLMDRYLSGEELDLKTLVQDLERAVARGSFHPVLAAAPAAEGCKQGIGTVELLELITGGFPTPLEREVPPVTTPQGKPRSPLTCDPAGPLAAEVVKTASDPYVGRISLVRVFSGTLRPDETVHVSGHGLQDRGHEDHDVDERVGALSSPFGKQQRGVPHAIAGDLVCVAKLGRAETGDTLSAKDDPLLMEPWVMPDPLLPVAIEAHSKADEDKLSVGLSRLVAEDPTMRLEQNPDTRQVVLWCLGEAHVDVALDRLRSRYGVQVDAVPYKVSLRETFGDRTAARGRHVKQSGGHGQFAICEIAVEPLPVGSGIEFVDKVVGGAVPRQFIPSVEKGVRAQAARGVALGFPVVDIRVTLTDGKAHSVDSSDAAFQTAGALALREAAADCHIHLLEPVSEIRVLVSDAYVGPVMSDLSSRRGRVLGTEPATPGRTLVRAEVPEIEIGRYAVDLRSLSHGTGRYSREYARHEPMPPQLAVKLREQHQQETGAK, encoded by the coding sequence GTGGGCAGTTCAGCCGACAGGACACATCCAGGAGCCGCCGGAAGGGCACCAACGGCCGGCCAGGCCAGCAGGCCAGAGCAGATTCGAAACGTGGTGCTGGTCGGCCACAGCGGCTCGGGAAAGACAACGCTGGTCGAGGCACTGGCCCTGGCCACCGGGGCGGTGAACCGCGCCGGGCATGTCGCCGAGGGGACCACGGTCTCCGACCACGACGACATCGAGCACCGCCAGCAGCGCTCGGTACAGCTCTCGCTCGTACCGGTGGAATGGGGTGGTATCAAGGTCAATCTGCTGGACACTCCCGGATACGCCGATTTTGTCGGGGAGCTCAGGGCCGGTCTGCGGGCAGCGGACGCGGCCCTTTTCGTCGTCTCGGCCTCCGACGGCCCCGAGACGCTGTCCGGGGCGACCCGCATGGTGTGGGACGAGTGCGCGGCGGTCGGCATGCCCCGCGCGGTCGTCATCACCCACCTGGAATCGGCGCGGACCGACTTCGACGAACTGACGCAGGTCTGCCGCGAGATCTTCGGCGGCGACTCCCCCGAGTCCGTACTCCCCCTCTACCTCCCCCTGCACGGCCCCGAGGGCCCCGACGGCCACGCGCCCGTCACCGGCCTGACCGGCCTGCTCACCCAGCGCGTCTACGACTACTCCTCCGGCGAGCGCGCCGACCGCGACCCCGACCCCGCGCAGCAGCCCCGGCTGGCGCAGGCCCGCGACCGGCTCATCGAGGGGATCATCGCCGAGAGCGAGGACGAGACCCTCATGGACCGCTATCTCAGCGGTGAGGAACTCGACCTCAAGACCCTCGTCCAGGACCTGGAACGAGCGGTCGCCCGTGGCTCCTTCCATCCCGTCCTCGCCGCCGCCCCGGCCGCCGAGGGCTGCAAGCAGGGCATCGGCACCGTGGAGCTGCTGGAGCTGATCACCGGCGGCTTCCCCACCCCCCTGGAGCGCGAGGTGCCGCCGGTCACCACCCCCCAGGGCAAACCCCGCTCCCCGCTCACCTGCGACCCGGCCGGGCCGCTCGCCGCGGAGGTCGTCAAGACGGCCTCGGACCCGTACGTCGGCCGGATCAGCCTGGTACGGGTCTTCTCCGGCACCCTGCGCCCGGACGAGACCGTGCACGTCTCCGGGCACGGGCTTCAGGACCGGGGCCATGAGGACCACGACGTCGACGAGCGGGTCGGCGCCCTGTCCTCGCCCTTCGGCAAGCAGCAGCGCGGCGTCCCGCACGCCATCGCCGGCGACCTGGTCTGCGTGGCCAAGCTCGGCCGGGCCGAGACCGGCGACACCCTGTCCGCCAAGGACGACCCGCTGCTCATGGAGCCCTGGGTGATGCCCGACCCGCTGCTGCCGGTCGCCATCGAGGCCCACAGCAAGGCGGACGAGGACAAGCTGTCGGTCGGCCTGTCCCGGCTGGTCGCCGAGGACCCGACCATGCGGCTGGAGCAGAACCCGGACACCCGCCAGGTCGTGCTGTGGTGCCTGGGCGAGGCCCATGTCGACGTGGCCCTGGACCGGCTGCGCAGCCGCTACGGCGTCCAGGTGGACGCCGTTCCGTACAAGGTCTCGCTCCGGGAGACCTTCGGCGACCGGACCGCCGCGCGCGGCCGGCACGTCAAACAGTCCGGCGGGCACGGCCAGTTCGCGATCTGCGAGATCGCGGTCGAGCCGCTGCCGGTCGGCTCCGGCATCGAGTTCGTCGACAAGGTCGTGGGCGGCGCGGTGCCCCGGCAGTTCATCCCCTCGGTGGAGAAGGGCGTACGCGCCCAGGCCGCGCGCGGGGTCGCGCTCGGCTTCCCCGTGGTCGACATCCGCGTCACCCTCACCGACGGCAAGGCCCACTCGGTGGACTCCTCCGACGCCGCCTTCCAGACCGCCGGCGCGCTCGCCCTGCGGGAGGCGGCCGCGGACTGCCACATCCACCTCCTGGAGCCGGTCTCCGAGATCAGGGTGCTGGTCTCCGACGCGTACGTCGGCCCCGTGATGAGCGACCTGTCCAGCCGTCGCGGCCGGGTCCTGGGCACCGAGCCCGCGACACCCGGACGCACCCTGGTGCGGGCCGAGGTCCCCGAGATCGAGATCGGCCGCTACGCCGTGGACCTGCGGTCCCTGTCCCACGGCACCGGGCGCTACAGCCGCGAGTACGCCCGGCACGAGCCGATGCCGCCGCAGCTCGCGGTGAAGCTGCGCGAACAGCACCAGCAGGAGACCGGGGCCAAGTAG
- the pgsA gene encoding phosphatidylinositol phosphate synthase, with amino-acid sequence MGQPVADGAARHPPTSGKAMLNKYARAFFTRVLTPFAAFLLRVGVSPDAVTLIGTGGVIAGALVFYPRGEFFWGTVVITLFVFSDLVDGNMARQAGVSSRWGAFLDSTLDRVADAAIFGGLALWYAGGGDDLVLCAVTIFCLASGQVVSYTKARGESIGLPVNVNGLIERAERLVISLVACGLAGLHKFGVPGIQYLLPAALWIVAVGSLVTLGQRVVTVRRESFEADAAARNPEGSGAA; translated from the coding sequence ATGGGCCAGCCGGTGGCCGACGGGGCCGCGCGGCACCCACCGACCTCCGGGAAGGCCATGCTGAACAAGTACGCGCGTGCTTTCTTCACGCGTGTTCTCACGCCGTTCGCCGCGTTCCTCCTCCGCGTGGGCGTGAGCCCGGACGCGGTGACCCTCATCGGCACCGGGGGCGTGATCGCGGGCGCGCTGGTCTTCTACCCCAGGGGGGAGTTCTTCTGGGGCACGGTCGTGATCACCCTGTTCGTCTTCTCCGACCTGGTGGACGGCAACATGGCCCGCCAGGCCGGGGTCTCCAGCCGCTGGGGCGCCTTCCTGGACTCCACCCTGGACCGGGTCGCCGACGCCGCGATCTTCGGCGGCCTCGCCCTGTGGTACGCGGGCGGCGGTGACGACCTGGTCCTGTGCGCGGTCACCATCTTCTGTCTGGCCAGCGGCCAGGTCGTGTCGTACACCAAGGCGCGCGGCGAGAGCATCGGCCTGCCGGTCAACGTCAACGGGCTGATCGAGCGCGCCGAGCGGCTGGTGATCTCGCTGGTCGCCTGCGGCCTCGCCGGGCTCCACAAGTTCGGCGTCCCCGGCATCCAGTACCTGCTGCCGGCCGCCCTGTGGATCGTGGCCGTCGGCAGCCTGGTCACCCTCGGCCAGCGGGTGGTCACCGTACGCCGCGAGTCCTTCGAGGCCGACGCCGCCGCCCGGAACCCGGAAGGGAGCGGGGCGGCGTGA